A segment of the bacterium genome:
GCGTCCCTCGGCCGCGGCGGCATGGGCGAGGTGTACCTCGCCCGCGACACGCGCCTGGGCCGCGACGTGGCCCTCAAACTGCTGCCGGTCGAGATGAGAGCCGACGCGGGACGCCGCGCCCGCTTCGAGCGCGAGGCCCAGGCGGTGGCTGCGCTGAACCATCCCAACGTCGTCACGCTCCATGCCGTGGAGGAGGCCGACGGTCTGCCGTTCCTGGTGATGGAGTACGTGGAAGGCCGCACCCTCGACGAGGTGATCCCGCCGGGCGGCCTGCCCGTACGGCGGTTCTTCGAGCTCGGACTCGCCCTGACCGAAGCGGTCGCCGCCGCCCACGCCAAAGGCATCACCCACCGCGATCTGAAGCCCCGCAACGTGATGATCGACAGCGCGGGCCGCCTCAAGGTCCTCGACTTCGGCCTGGCGAAGCTGTTGGACCGGCCGGACGCGGGCGCGGACGAAGAGACCGTCGCCGCCGATGCGGGGGCGACCCGCGAGGGGACCATCGTCGGCACCGTGGCCTACATGTCGCCCGAGCAGGCCGAGGGCAAGCCGGTGGACAGCCGCTCGGACGTCTTTTCCCTGGGCATCCTGCTCTACCAGATGGCGACCGGTCAGCAGCCGTTCAAAGGGGACTCGCAGCTTTCGATCCTCGCGGCGGTCCTGCGGGACCAGCCGACGCCCGTGGTCGAGGTCCGTCCGGAGTTGCCGAGCCAGCTGGCCCGCATCGTCCGCCGGTGCCTCGAGAAGGATCCCGCGCGGCGGTACGAGACGGCCCGCAGCGCCCATTACGATCTGTTGTCACTGCGCGAGGAACTCGACTCGGGCGAGTTCGAGAAGCCGGAATTCCCCACTCCGCCGGCGCGGAGGCAGGGTCGGCGCCGCGTCGTGCTGCTGAGCGCGGGCCTGGTCCTGCTGGCGGTGATCGCTTTCGGCGCCGTGCGTCTGGGTTCGCGAGGGCGGCCGCCGGCCGCTTCGGCCGTCGGATCGGCTCCCACGACCGCCGCCGCGGTGCCGACCATCGTGGTCTTCCCCTTCGAGAACCTGGGCCCGCCGGAGGACGCGTACTTCGCCGCGGGCATGACCGTCGAGATCGTCACCAGCCTGGCCGGGATCGAAGGTCTGCGCGTGGTCTCCCGCACCAGTTCCCAGAACTACGACCGCACCGGCAAGTCCATGCAGCGGATCGCCGCCGATCTCGGAGTGGACTACGTGCTGGAAGGGTCGGTGCGCTGGCAGCGCGACGCCGCCGGCGCCAGCCGCGTGCGGGTGACGCCGCTGCTGACCGATGCCGCCGCCGACCGGCAGGTCTGGGCGAGCCGCTACGATCGCGCCATGGAGGAGATCTTCGCCCTGCAGTCGGAGATCGCCGCCGAGGTGGTCCGCAACCTGGGCGTGACGCTGGCGGCGGCGGGCACGGTACCGGCCGTGGCCGAGCCCACGCGGGACATGGCGGCCTACCACGCCTACCTGCGGGGTCAGGAGATCCTCGAGTCGTCGCGATTCAGGCGGGAGGACTGGCTGCTGGCCGTCGACCTGCTGGAGAAGGCCGTGGCGCGGGATCCGCAGTTCCACGAGGCCTGGGTGGCCCTGGCGCGGGCCAACTCGGGGCTCTGCCACTTCGACTGGGACCGCACGCCGGAGCGACTGGCCAGGGCGAAGGCCGCCGCGGACCGGGCCCGGGCCATCGCGCCCGATTCGCATCTGTCCCACTACGCCGCCGGCATCTACTACTACTGGGGACTGAAGGACTACGACCGGGCCCTGGCCGCAGTCCGGCAGGCCGATCGGATCCGCCCCGACGATCCCGACGTCATGGAACTGATGGCGTACGTGCTGCGCAGGCAGGAATCGTACGCCGAGGCGGCCGTGATCCTCGAGCGCGTGGCCGGGCTGTCACCCGGAGTCGCCCCCATCGCCAACCATCTCGCCGAGACCCTGGCCATCGTGAAGCGCTACGAGGACGCCGATCGCTGGGGGCGGGAGGCCATGGAATTCGGGCCCGACGAGCCCATGAACTTCACCATCGCCGCCTGGAGCGCCGTCCAGGCCGGCTGGCCCGACCGGGCGCGCCGTTACGTCGCCGAGATCCCCCCCTTCACGGATCCCGAGATGCGGCAGCGGCTCTTCCGGATCCATCTCGAGATCGGGGATTTCCCGGCCGCGCTGCGCCACGCCGAACTGCTGCCCGAGTGCATGGAGTCGCAGTACGAGATCATCTCCCGGGATCTCGGCCTGGCGATGGTCTACCGGGTGATGGACCAGCCGGAGGAAGCCCGC
Coding sequences within it:
- a CDS encoding protein kinase, yielding MIGKMLAHYEIRASLGRGGMGEVYLARDTRLGRDVALKLLPVEMRADAGRRARFEREAQAVAALNHPNVVTLHAVEEADGLPFLVMEYVEGRTLDEVIPPGGLPVRRFFELGLALTEAVAAAHAKGITHRDLKPRNVMIDSAGRLKVLDFGLAKLLDRPDAGADEETVAADAGATREGTIVGTVAYMSPEQAEGKPVDSRSDVFSLGILLYQMATGQQPFKGDSQLSILAAVLRDQPTPVVEVRPELPSQLARIVRRCLEKDPARRYETARSAHYDLLSLREELDSGEFEKPEFPTPPARRQGRRRVVLLSAGLVLLAVIAFGAVRLGSRGRPPAASAVGSAPTTAAAVPTIVVFPFENLGPPEDAYFAAGMTVEIVTSLAGIEGLRVVSRTSSQNYDRTGKSMQRIAADLGVDYVLEGSVRWQRDAAGASRVRVTPLLTDAAADRQVWASRYDRAMEEIFALQSEIAAEVVRNLGVTLAAAGTVPAVAEPTRDMAAYHAYLRGQEILESSRFRREDWLLAVDLLEKAVARDPQFHEAWVALARANSGLCHFDWDRTPERLARAKAAADRARAIAPDSHLSHYAAGIYYYWGLKDYDRALAAVRQADRIRPDDPDVMELMAYVLRRQESYAEAAVILERVAGLSPGVAPIANHLAETLAIVKRYEDADRWGREAMEFGPDEPMNFTIAAWSAVQAGWPDRARRYVAEIPPFTDPEMRQRLFRIHLEIGDFPAALRHAELLPECMESQYEIISRDLGLAMVYRVMDQPEEARRHFELAERVLSAREAELPEAGNVVAAHAVALAGAGRTDEAMAGIRRSFELYPVNKDPWIATWRLYDQAVIEMMSGSSAAAVATLSGLMDRQTDVISPAILASSPVFAQLRGRGDFQALLAEYD